The proteins below come from a single Limnobaculum xujianqingii genomic window:
- the trhP gene encoding prephenate-dependent tRNA uridine(34) hydroxylase TrhP, translating into MFKPELLSPAGTLKNMRYAFAYGADAVYAGQPRYSLRVRNNEFNHQNLALGINEAHALGKKFYVVVNIAPHNSKLKTFIRDLAPVVEMGPDALIMSDPGLIMMVREAFPDIDIHLSVQANAVNWATVKFWKQMGLTRVILSRELSLEEIEEIRQQVPDIELETFVHGALCMAYSGRCLLSGYINKRDPNQGTCTNACRWEYKVEEGKEDDTGNIVHIHEPIPVKNVEPTLGAGAPTDKVFMIEEALRPGEYMSAFEDEHGTYIMNSKDLRAVQHVERLTQLGVHSLKIEGRTKSFYYCARTAQVYRRAIDDAVAGKPFDESLMTTLESLAHRGYTEGFLRRHVHDEHQNYDYGYSISDSQQFVGEFTGERRNSLAAVDVKNKFSVGDSVEMMTPQGNIHFTIESMETSKGQPTEVAPGNGHVVYLPVPDDVNLEYALLMRNLAGNNNTRNPHSA; encoded by the coding sequence ATGTTTAAACCGGAATTACTTTCTCCGGCCGGTACGCTTAAAAATATGCGTTACGCCTTTGCTTATGGCGCAGATGCAGTTTATGCCGGTCAGCCTCGTTACAGCCTGCGGGTACGTAACAACGAATTCAATCATCAGAATCTGGCTTTAGGTATTAATGAAGCCCATGCCCTTGGCAAAAAGTTTTATGTGGTGGTTAATATCGCTCCTCATAACTCCAAGCTAAAAACCTTTATTCGCGATCTGGCCCCCGTGGTAGAAATGGGACCAGATGCATTGATCATGTCCGATCCTGGCCTGATTATGATGGTACGTGAAGCATTTCCTGATATTGATATTCACCTTTCGGTACAGGCCAACGCTGTCAACTGGGCGACGGTAAAATTCTGGAAACAGATGGGGCTAACCCGCGTTATCCTTTCCCGCGAACTGTCGCTGGAAGAAATTGAAGAAATTCGCCAGCAGGTACCCGATATTGAACTGGAAACCTTTGTGCATGGCGCTTTATGCATGGCTTACTCTGGCCGTTGTCTGCTCTCTGGCTATATAAATAAACGCGATCCTAATCAGGGTACCTGTACTAACGCTTGTCGCTGGGAATACAAAGTAGAAGAAGGCAAAGAAGATGACACAGGTAACATTGTGCATATTCATGAGCCAATCCCGGTAAAAAACGTTGAGCCTACATTAGGTGCCGGAGCCCCTACCGATAAAGTATTTATGATTGAAGAAGCACTGCGTCCGGGCGAGTATATGAGTGCCTTTGAAGACGAACACGGCACTTATATTATGAACTCTAAAGATCTGCGTGCTGTTCAACATGTTGAGCGTTTAACCCAGTTAGGCGTTCATTCATTAAAAATTGAAGGTCGCACCAAATCGTTCTACTACTGCGCGCGTACTGCTCAGGTTTATCGCCGGGCTATTGATGATGCAGTTGCAGGTAAACCATTTGATGAGTCGCTGATGACAACACTGGAGTCATTGGCCCATCGGGGATATACCGAAGGTTTCCTGCGTCGCCATGTACACGATGAGCATCAAAATTATGATTACGGCTACTCTATTTCTGACAGTCAGCAATTTGTTGGTGAGTTTACCGGTGAACGACGTAATAGTTTAGCCGCTGTTGATGTAAAAAATAAATTTTCTGTTGGTGATAGTGTGGAGATGATGACCCCTCAGGGCAACATCCATTTCACTATTGAATCAATGGAAACCAGCAAAGGCCAACCTACCGAAGTAGCCCCGGGTAACGGGCACGTGGTTTATTTGCCGGTTCCGGATGATGTTAATCTGGAATATGCTTTGTTGATGCGTAATTTAGCGGGAAACAACAACACCAGAAATCCGCATAGTGCATAA
- a CDS encoding FidL-like protein has protein sequence MNNIKFSVIATLIVTALLAVGLYLFYASSNNKFTCSANTTYLFEKINKEKEAVLTSEMRFHFDGDGKGYNIIMGNLLVDGSNYTINRKVQFDYTYNKTNNYVLNTTQVSLENTDNLPKALGERYLYRFSTEQHESTHLVIIRMNSGKRLFSSGTLPYFLCE, from the coding sequence ATGAACAATATTAAATTTTCGGTGATTGCCACACTAATTGTTACAGCCTTACTGGCGGTTGGTTTATATCTGTTTTATGCCAGTAGCAACAATAAATTCACCTGTTCGGCAAACACTACCTATCTATTTGAAAAAATTAACAAAGAAAAAGAAGCCGTACTAACCTCTGAAATGAGATTTCATTTTGATGGTGACGGGAAAGGTTACAACATCATTATGGGAAATTTACTGGTGGATGGCAGCAATTACACCATCAATCGCAAAGTACAGTTTGATTACACCTACAATAAAACTAATAATTACGTTTTGAACACTACTCAAGTTTCTTTAGAAAATACGGATAACTTGCCTAAAGCGCTGGGAGAACGTTATCTCTATCGCTTCAGTACCGAACAACATGAATCGACCCATTTGGTGATTATCCGTATGAATAGTGGAAAACGCCTGTTCTCCAGCGGAACCTTGCCCTATTTCTTGTGTGAATAA
- a CDS encoding AAA family ATPase: protein MRILSLRLKNINSLKDEWKIDFTQEPFCDNALFAITGATGAGKTTLLDAICLALYHKTPRLNVTPTQNELMTHHTAESLAEVEFEVQGIGYRAFWSQRRAKGSPDGNLQTPKVELAYIRDGKIITDKIRDKLDLTAQITGLDFSRFTKSMMLSQGEFAAFLNAEPNERAELLEELTGTEIYGHISEQVFLSHKEAKNQLDTLHTLLGSVQLLSEEQTQELTQQARQLQSQEKLLTQQTERLLADRQWLEKQDEYLRQESQCQQQLTLAQQNWQQQQPQLEKLQRSEPAEKLRPLHTNLMRLRQEQQDNQQEIARITQAETELKQQIAVALRAREQAEQQHASQLKQHELTRTLINTQVMPLDLQIGNKVSQLTQLELIRTNLVQQLQLQQSEHDASLKQQLQLLSRQQELNDYFQHHSHHQYWGENLPLWQQQLNQLTRINSELQNARQSAELKQKEIDRLNQQLTEVTLSQKQHQTQLQQLQQSFDKHDAAFQQLRALHDLNGLKQQQHNLAQTRDRQQSLSLLFQRYQQVTKQHQARSSQLNELTTVIKQLDRDLVTKRQQYSDKKVHLTNVEKLAEQELIISRFEQERALLQPGSPCPLCGSTQHPLVGENTALKTSDTQQRLNQLKTEFQQLHDAGIELKSKIALHSDRQNQLTKEMNNLSLELDDISQQWQQHCKQLDINLSLTGTEQFESYLESVRQQERQLQQQINQLELAEQQWLQEKELLNKQHNATQEAQQRVTLLAQDVLNKTQQQQLSGQALLSLQQDYQTLSEQLQTALTHYELTLPQPEQYDGWYNARKNEWQQWQSHLNAQKTLEQQLITLNTQIATLTTRLESLNIQTVENQTQLTTCQREAEQLKQQRYQLFGDKQTDAVMLQLQQQQQTLELTVTDSRNVWQQLNDRQTTLSGQLSALLSQQQQLQQKTDSAEHEFNTALQQSPFSLQADFLDALLSPELHQQLSELKETVTNALHQAQTLFNQANKQRQQHQAQRPETLTDVSNIADLSLQITQLAAESKANGIRQGEIRQQLENDRQSRTNQQSLVERIAQHQQQVDDWAYLNNLIGSSDGAKFRKFAQGLTLDHLVYLANQQLNRLHGRYLLQRKESGALELQVVDTWQADNLRDTRTLSGGESFLVSLALALALSDLVSHKTSIDSLFLDEGFGTLDAETLDIALDALDNLNASGKIIGVISHIDAMKERIPVQIRVRKVNGLGISKLDDRFKE, encoded by the coding sequence TGTTTGCCATTACCGGCGCTACCGGGGCCGGTAAAACCACCCTGCTGGATGCCATTTGTCTGGCGCTTTATCATAAAACACCTCGCCTGAATGTAACGCCAACTCAAAATGAACTGATGACTCATCACACAGCTGAGTCGCTGGCTGAGGTAGAGTTTGAAGTTCAAGGCATTGGCTATCGGGCATTCTGGAGCCAACGCCGGGCAAAAGGCAGCCCGGATGGTAATCTGCAAACCCCTAAGGTTGAACTGGCCTATATACGCGATGGCAAAATTATTACCGATAAAATTCGCGATAAACTCGACCTTACTGCCCAGATCACCGGTTTAGACTTTAGCCGTTTCACCAAGTCCATGATGTTATCGCAGGGTGAGTTCGCCGCTTTTCTTAATGCAGAACCGAATGAGCGTGCTGAATTGCTGGAAGAGCTTACCGGCACAGAGATTTATGGTCACATCTCTGAGCAAGTTTTTCTATCCCACAAAGAGGCTAAAAATCAGCTGGATACCCTGCATACTTTGTTAGGTAGTGTACAGTTGCTGTCAGAAGAGCAAACTCAGGAGCTAACCCAACAGGCCCGGCAACTGCAATCTCAGGAGAAATTACTAACCCAGCAAACTGAACGCCTGCTGGCAGACAGGCAATGGCTGGAAAAACAAGATGAATATCTACGTCAGGAATCACAGTGCCAGCAACAATTAACTCTGGCTCAGCAAAATTGGCAACAGCAACAGCCCCAACTTGAAAAATTACAGCGAAGTGAACCGGCTGAAAAACTGCGCCCCCTGCATACTAATCTGATGCGTTTGCGTCAGGAACAACAAGATAACCAGCAGGAAATAGCGCGCATTACTCAGGCCGAAACCGAACTCAAACAACAGATCGCTGTTGCTTTACGGGCGCGTGAACAGGCAGAACAGCAGCATGCATCGCAACTTAAACAGCATGAGTTAACCCGCACTCTGATTAATACCCAAGTCATGCCGTTGGATTTACAGATTGGAAATAAGGTCAGTCAATTAACTCAACTTGAATTAATTCGAACCAACCTTGTTCAACAATTACAACTACAGCAAAGCGAACATGATGCAAGCTTAAAACAACAGCTTCAGCTACTCAGTCGTCAGCAGGAGCTAAATGACTATTTCCAACATCACTCGCACCATCAATATTGGGGGGAAAACCTCCCTCTGTGGCAGCAGCAACTAAATCAGCTCACCCGTATTAATAGCGAGTTACAGAACGCCCGGCAATCAGCAGAACTTAAACAAAAAGAGATCGATCGGCTCAATCAACAGCTGACTGAAGTTACATTGTCACAAAAACAACATCAGACACAGCTGCAACAATTGCAACAGAGCTTTGATAAGCATGATGCCGCCTTCCAACAATTGCGCGCCCTGCACGACTTAAATGGACTAAAACAACAACAGCATAATCTTGCCCAAACCAGAGATCGACAACAGTCACTTTCCCTGCTGTTTCAGCGTTATCAACAGGTGACTAAGCAGCATCAGGCCAGGTCCAGCCAGCTAAATGAACTCACGACGGTGATTAAACAGCTCGATAGAGATTTAGTTACCAAACGTCAGCAATATAGCGATAAAAAAGTCCATTTGACCAACGTAGAAAAACTGGCCGAGCAAGAGCTGATAATTAGCCGTTTTGAGCAAGAAAGAGCGCTATTGCAACCCGGTTCACCCTGCCCGCTATGTGGTTCGACCCAGCATCCATTAGTGGGTGAAAATACTGCATTGAAAACCTCGGACACTCAGCAGCGCCTGAATCAGTTAAAAACCGAGTTTCAGCAATTACACGATGCAGGAATTGAGTTAAAAAGCAAAATAGCTCTGCATAGCGATCGGCAAAACCAACTGACCAAAGAGATGAATAATCTGAGTCTGGAGCTGGACGACATCAGCCAGCAATGGCAACAACACTGCAAACAATTGGATATCAACCTGTCACTTACCGGGACAGAGCAATTTGAATCTTATCTGGAAAGCGTTCGCCAACAAGAGAGACAGTTACAGCAACAGATAAACCAACTTGAACTGGCCGAGCAACAATGGTTGCAAGAAAAAGAGCTTCTCAATAAACAGCATAATGCAACTCAGGAAGCACAACAGCGGGTAACGCTACTGGCTCAAGATGTTTTGAACAAAACTCAGCAACAGCAGCTTTCCGGGCAGGCCCTATTATCACTACAACAAGATTATCAAACGCTGTCAGAACAACTACAAACGGCGCTGACTCACTATGAACTAACCTTGCCACAACCAGAACAGTATGACGGCTGGTATAACGCGCGTAAAAATGAATGGCAACAGTGGCAAAGCCACCTCAACGCTCAAAAAACGCTGGAGCAACAGTTAATTACTCTGAATACTCAGATAGCGACACTGACAACCCGGTTAGAAAGTCTGAATATCCAAACGGTAGAAAACCAGACACAACTTACAACCTGTCAACGTGAGGCAGAACAACTCAAACAACAGCGCTATCAGCTATTCGGGGATAAACAAACCGATGCTGTCATGTTGCAACTTCAGCAACAACAGCAAACTCTTGAACTGACGGTAACCGATAGCAGAAACGTTTGGCAGCAGCTTAACGACAGACAGACGACGCTCAGCGGACAGCTTTCCGCCCTGTTATCTCAACAACAGCAACTTCAACAAAAAACTGACAGTGCAGAGCATGAATTTAATACCGCGTTACAACAAAGCCCATTCAGCCTTCAGGCCGATTTCCTGGATGCTCTGTTATCTCCGGAATTACACCAGCAGCTTAGTGAACTTAAAGAGACCGTCACTAACGCACTGCATCAGGCACAAACCCTGTTTAATCAAGCGAACAAACAGCGGCAACAGCATCAGGCTCAACGGCCAGAAACCCTAACCGATGTGAGTAATATTGCAGATCTCAGCTTACAGATAACGCAACTGGCAGCAGAGAGTAAAGCTAACGGTATCCGTCAGGGAGAAATCCGCCAACAGTTGGAAAATGACCGACAAAGCCGCACCAATCAGCAGTCATTGGTAGAGCGTATTGCACAACATCAACAGCAGGTTGATGATTGGGCCTATCTGAATAATCTAATCGGCTCCAGTGATGGTGCAAAGTTCCGTAAATTTGCTCAGGGCCTCACGCTGGATCATTTAGTCTACCTGGCTAATCAACAGCTAAATCGGTTACATGGTCGCTATCTGTTACAGCGTAAAGAGAGCGGCGCTCTTGAGTTACAGGTGGTCGATACCTGGCAGGCCGATAATCTACGGGATACTCGTACCCTGTCCGGTGGAGAGAGTTTTCTGGTGAGTCTGGCGCTGGCGCTGGCGTTGTCCGATCTGGTTAGTCACAAAACCAGTATTGACTCTCTGTTTCTTGATGAGGGTTTCGGCACTCTGGACGCTGAGACGCTGGATATTGCATTGGATGCCTTAGATAACCTGAATGCCAGCGGTAAAATCATTGGGGTTATCAGCCATATTGACGCCATGAAAGAACGTATCCCGGTACAAATTCGGGTTCGTAAAGTGAATGGATTAGGTATCAGTAAATTGGATGATCGGTTCAAAGAATAG
- the baeR gene encoding envelope stress response regulator BaeR → MTESTLLTGNDLPPVLIVEDEPKLGQLLIYYLQAAGYRTHLITQGQKVISWVKQYPPSLILLDLMLPGVDGITLCREIRTFSDVPVVMVTAKTEEIDRLSGLEIGADDYICKPYSPREVVARVKTILRRCYLPARELPSPELGLQLDESQFQVRYNNTSLDLTAAEFRLLKTLSSHSGQVLTRESLLDNLYDDYRVVTDRTVDSHIKNLRRKLETLAPEKVFIRSVYGLGYRWEE, encoded by the coding sequence ATGACAGAAAGTACCCTATTGACCGGTAATGACTTGCCGCCAGTATTGATTGTAGAAGATGAGCCTAAACTGGGTCAGTTATTAATTTATTATCTTCAGGCGGCCGGATATCGCACACATTTAATTACTCAGGGTCAGAAAGTGATTAGTTGGGTGAAACAATACCCGCCTTCGCTGATCCTGTTAGACTTGATGCTGCCGGGTGTTGATGGCATTACACTGTGCCGGGAGATCCGTACGTTTTCTGATGTTCCGGTAGTCATGGTAACAGCAAAAACCGAAGAGATAGACCGCCTGTCCGGACTGGAAATTGGCGCTGATGATTATATCTGTAAGCCCTATAGCCCACGAGAAGTAGTGGCTCGGGTTAAAACCATTTTAAGGCGCTGTTATCTGCCCGCCAGAGAGCTACCTTCGCCGGAGCTGGGACTGCAATTAGACGAATCACAGTTTCAGGTTCGTTATAACAATACCAGCCTTGATTTAACCGCCGCTGAGTTTCGGTTGCTTAAAACTCTGTCATCCCATTCAGGCCAGGTACTGACGCGGGAATCGCTGTTAGATAATCTTTACGATGATTATCGTGTAGTAACCGATCGTACTGTAGACAGTCATATCAAGAATTTACGCCGTAAACTGGAAACCTTAGCGCCAGAAAAAGTCTTTATTCGTTCGGTATATGGATTAGGCTACCGTTGGGAAGAGTAA
- the rdgC gene encoding recombination-associated protein RdgC yields the protein MLWFKNLMIYRLSRETHLSADEMEKQLKPLTFTPCGSQDMAKTGWVSPLGSHSDALTHASGNQILIVARKEEKILPSPVIKQALQAKIEQLEAEQHRKLKKTEKDALKDEVLHSLLPRAFSRFNQTSLWIDTVNGLIIVDAASAKRAEDTLALLRKSLGSLPVVPLTLESPIELTLTEWVRSGNAPAGFVLQDEAELKAILEGGGVIRCKAQELVSDEIAVHIEAGKLVTKLALEWRERIQFVIADDGSLKRIKFTETIREQNQDIDKEDYAARFDADFTLMTGEVAQLIEELIEALGGEHSE from the coding sequence ATGTTGTGGTTTAAGAATTTAATGATTTATCGCCTCAGTCGCGAAACCCATCTGTCTGCTGACGAGATGGAAAAGCAGCTGAAGCCATTAACATTTACACCTTGTGGTAGCCAGGATATGGCAAAAACAGGCTGGGTCTCTCCTTTAGGATCACACAGTGATGCCTTAACTCACGCCTCAGGCAATCAAATTCTAATTGTTGCCCGCAAGGAAGAGAAAATTCTACCCTCTCCGGTGATCAAACAGGCCCTACAGGCAAAAATTGAACAGTTAGAAGCCGAACAACATAGAAAACTAAAAAAGACTGAAAAAGATGCGTTAAAAGACGAAGTGCTGCACAGTCTGTTACCCCGTGCATTTAGCCGTTTTAATCAAACCAGCCTGTGGATTGATACGGTTAACGGTTTGATTATTGTTGATGCCGCCAGTGCCAAACGCGCTGAAGATACTCTGGCCCTGCTGCGTAAAAGCTTAGGTTCATTACCAGTAGTACCTTTAACGCTGGAAAGTCCTATTGAACTGACACTCACTGAATGGGTTCGTTCTGGCAATGCACCAGCAGGATTTGTGCTGCAGGATGAAGCTGAACTGAAAGCAATTCTTGAAGGCGGTGGCGTTATTCGCTGTAAGGCTCAGGAACTGGTCAGTGATGAAATTGCAGTGCATATTGAAGCGGGCAAACTGGTTACCAAACTGGCACTGGAATGGCGTGAACGTATTCAGTTTGTGATTGCCGATGATGGCAGTTTGAAACGAATCAAATTTACTGAAACTATTCGCGAACAAAATCAGGATATCGATAAAGAAGATTATGCTGCACGCTTTGATGCAGATTTCACCCTGATGACCGGTGAAGTTGCCCAACTGATTGAAGAGCTAATTGAAGCATTGGGTGGTGAGCACAGTGAATAA
- the mdtD gene encoding multidrug transporter subunit MdtD has translation MKNSTANVRWQLWIVALGFFMQSLDTTILNTALPSMAVSLNESPLQMQSVIVAYILTVAVGLPASGWLADRIGVKPVFLSAIVLFTLGSLLCAQSESLQELVRARVIQGIGGAMMVPVGRLTVMKIVPREQYMAAMTFVTLPGQVGPLMGPALGGFLVEYASWHWIFLINIPVGIIGVLATLMIMPNYKMPPRPFDVVGFILLAIGMATITLSLDGHSGLGLAPATILLLCTSGVAALGLYWLHARRATAPLFNLAMFKIPTFSLGLTGSLFARIGSGMLPFMTPLYLQIGLGFSPFHAGLMMIPMIIGSMSIKRLVVQIVNRYGYRGVLSIATLALPAITLMIPIAGMLGWYIVIPFLLFMLGVTNAVRFSTMNTLTLKDLPDEFASSGNSLLSMVMQLSMSLGVSTAGILLGVFSMHHVAVGSPEVQQAFLYTYLCIGLIMLIPTAIFARVPKDSAKNVLLGSGKNRDKSDN, from the coding sequence ATGAAAAATAGTACTGCTAATGTGCGTTGGCAACTGTGGATTGTGGCTCTGGGTTTCTTTATGCAGTCACTGGACACCACTATTTTAAATACTGCCTTACCCTCTATGGCTGTTAGTCTGAATGAAAGTCCGCTACAGATGCAATCAGTAATCGTTGCCTATATTCTGACGGTTGCCGTAGGGCTACCCGCCAGCGGCTGGTTAGCCGATCGCATCGGCGTTAAGCCCGTATTTCTGTCAGCCATTGTGCTTTTTACTTTAGGCTCCCTGCTTTGTGCCCAGTCAGAAAGCTTACAGGAGTTGGTTCGTGCCAGAGTAATTCAAGGAATTGGTGGTGCCATGATGGTGCCCGTTGGTCGGTTAACCGTAATGAAAATTGTTCCTCGTGAACAGTATATGGCAGCTATGACCTTTGTTACCTTACCCGGTCAGGTAGGGCCATTAATGGGGCCTGCGTTGGGTGGTTTTCTGGTAGAGTACGCCAGTTGGCACTGGATTTTTCTGATTAATATTCCGGTTGGTATTATTGGTGTACTGGCAACGCTGATGATTATGCCTAACTACAAGATGCCGCCACGCCCCTTTGATGTGGTTGGCTTTATTCTATTAGCCATTGGTATGGCTACTATTACCCTTTCTCTGGATGGTCATTCTGGTTTAGGGTTGGCACCGGCAACTATTCTATTGTTGTGTACCAGTGGCGTTGCCGCACTTGGACTTTACTGGTTGCATGCTCGTCGGGCAACAGCACCGCTGTTCAATTTAGCCATGTTTAAAATCCCTACCTTCTCTCTGGGACTAACCGGCAGTTTATTCGCCCGTATCGGCAGCGGAATGTTGCCTTTTATGACACCGCTATATTTACAAATCGGCTTAGGCTTTTCCCCATTTCATGCTGGTTTAATGATGATTCCCATGATCATCGGCAGTATGAGTATTAAGCGTCTGGTGGTACAAATTGTTAATCGCTATGGTTATCGGGGTGTTCTGAGTATTGCGACCTTAGCCTTACCGGCCATTACGTTAATGATTCCGATTGCAGGCATGTTGGGATGGTATATCGTCATTCCATTCCTGCTATTTATGCTCGGTGTGACTAATGCCGTGCGTTTTTCCACTATGAACACCCTGACGCTCAAAGATCTGCCCGATGAGTTTGCCAGCAGCGGCAACAGTTTGCTGTCGATGGTTATGCAATTATCCATGAGCCTGGGTGTCAGTACCGCCGGGATTTTACTGGGGGTCTTCTCAATGCATCATGTGGCAGTTGGTAGCCCTGAGGTTCAACAGGCGTTCTTATATACCTATCTGTGCATTGGTTTAATTATGTTAATCCCAACGGCGATTTTTGCCCGAGTTCCCAAAGACAGTGCCAAAAACGTCTTGCTGGGCTCCGGTAAAAACCGGGATAAATCCGATAACTAG